The proteins below come from a single Panulirus ornatus isolate Po-2019 chromosome 22, ASM3632096v1, whole genome shotgun sequence genomic window:
- the LOC139756636 gene encoding oplophorus-luciferin 2-monooxygenase non-catalytic subunit-like: MDRLRAWGTFKMHTHTVHSKATEMTRRGNRLHCKIVDPKKKRMLKSLLLLVALVSGSRCSPASDNSPKEHRSNWPCPVDVEIRPCVCTTDADFNLYMDCSDVTSVDQLATVFSQDLPFPDFRTLTIIPASPFSPLDALPAGVFGIATFQHVVISGTYISTVEEETFVNSHETLLSLDLSNNQLSSFPFETIPLFTHLWKFTLANNYLIDLAGEFPDIVSNSIRTLSLAGNRGLTLTETTFSQLKILEELYLQDMGMSTIPSNVFSQLNHVHTLDLSSNDFSGELIENFINPPVHTLRTINLRNNKIRGIHPTAITGVDRNAVIDFRNNLILELNKNKWKPLLDSIISDDSIDLRDNHELLCGCDVYWLVAYQDEMAKIHDDTICASGARLKDLPLSFFQQHCPGGPVRW; this comes from the exons ACGGGGCAATAGACTCCACTGCAAGATCGTCGACCCtaagaagaagagaatgttaaAGTCCCTCCTGTTGCTGGTGGCTCTCGTGAGTGGCAGCCGATGTTCTCCTGCCAGCGACAACTCGCCCAAGGAGCACCGCTCCAACTGGCCCTGCCCTGTTGATGTTGAGATCAGGCCATGTGTGTGCACCACAGATGCTGATTTCAACCTGTACATGGATTGCTCTGACGTGACAAGTGTAGATCAGCTCGCCACAGTCTTCTCACAAGATCTTCCATTCCCAGATTTTAGAACCCTCACAATAATCCCGGCGTCTCCTTTCTCTCCGCTAGACGCCCTACCAGCTGGTGTGTTTGGTATAGCCACATTCCAACATGTCGTCATCTCTGGCACATACATAAGCACTGTTGAGGAGGAGACGTTTGTGAATTCCCATGAAACTTTACTGTCTCTTGATTTAAGCAAcaatcaactctcttctttccccTTCGAGACTATTCCACTCTTCACACATCTGTGGAAATTCACATTGGCGAATAACTACCTGATAGATCTGGCTGGCGAGTTCCCAGACATCGTGTCAAATTCTATAAGGACACTTAGTCTAGCTGGAAACAGAGGCCTGACCTTAACTGAGACAACATTCAGTCAATTGAAGATCCTGGAAGAGCTGTATTTGCAGGATATGGGAATGTCAACTATCCCCTCCAACGTGTTCAGTCAACTGAACCACGTTCATACACTCGACCTGAGCTCTAATGACTTCAGTGGAGAACTGATCGAGAATTTCATCAACCCTCCAGTCCATACCCTAAGGACGATTAACCTCAGAAATAACAAAATCAGGGGTATTCATCCTACGGCGATAACAG GTGTGGATAGGAATGCTGTCATCGATTTCAGAAACAACCTAATTCTCGAGTTGAACAAGAACAAGTGGAAACCTCTCTTGGATAGCATTATTTCGGACGATTCCATTGACCTCAGAG ACAACCATGAGCTGCTCTGCGGTTGTGATGTGTACTGGTTGGTGGCCTACCAGGATGAGATGGCCAAAATCCACGACGACACCATTTGCGCCAGCGGGGCCAGGCTGAAAGATCTACCCTTGAGTTTCTTCCAGCAACATTGCCCAGGCGGTCCAGTACGCTGGTAG